A portion of the Xylanivirga thermophila genome contains these proteins:
- a CDS encoding DUF4363 family protein, with protein sequence MTPVILALILFIIFAWWAQWTLKNNAESMAKDIDKLEAAIKDDNWDMASNILEDMHKEWKNVKNKWQMLINHQEIDNIESTLAKVESYVKAKENGKEDALAEIATLKLFLLHIPDKEALRITNIL encoded by the coding sequence ATGACACCTGTTATATTAGCCCTAATACTATTCATAATATTTGCCTGGTGGGCACAATGGACACTAAAAAACAATGCTGAATCTATGGCTAAAGATATAGATAAACTTGAAGCTGCTATCAAAGATGACAACTGGGATATGGCCTCCAACATATTGGAAGATATGCACAAAGAATGGAAAAATGTAAAGAACAAATGGCAAATGCTAATAAACCATCAAGAAATAGATAATATAGAGTCTACATTGGCAAAGGTAGAATCATATGTTAAAGCAAAAGAAAATGGCAAAGAGGATGCACTCGCTGAAATAGCCACATTGAAGCTATTTCTGCTGCACATCCCCGATAAAGAAGCATTAAGAATTACCAATATATTATGA